A window of Juglans regia cultivar Chandler chromosome 7, Walnut 2.0, whole genome shotgun sequence contains these coding sequences:
- the LOC108989319 gene encoding germin-like protein subfamily 1 member 17 — translation MMNSKVVPKYALLTVALLAFACSLAFAYDPSPLQDFCVAIDNPASAVFVNGKFCKDPKLVTADDFFRSVNIPGNTTNKVGSNVTAVTVEQLPGLNTLGISLARIDFAPRGLNPPHTHPRATEFLVVIEGTLHVGFVTSNADGNRLFTKVLNKGDVFVFPIGLIHFQLNVGNTKAVAFAGLSSQNPGVITIANAVFGSNPPINQDVLTKAFQVDKNLVNYLQQQF, via the exons ATGATGAACTCCAAGGTTGTTCCTAAGTACGCCCTTTTAACTGTTGCCCTGTTGGCTTTCGCTTGTTCCCTCGCCTTTGCCTACGACCCCAGTCCCCTGCAGGACTTTTGTGTTGCAATCGACAATCCTGCTTCTGCTG TATTTGTGAATGGAAAGTTTTGCAAGGACCCAAAGCTTGTCACTGCTGATGATTTCTTCCGCTCGGTGAACATTCCCGGAAACACCACAAATAAAGTGGGGTCGAACGTCACCGCTGTGACAGTGGAACAATTACCAGGCCTCAACACCCTAGGCATATCCTTGGCTCGCATCGACTTTGCACCACGTGGCTTAAATCCTCCCCACACCCACCCTCGCGCCACTGAGTTTCTTGTAGTCATAGAAGGTACTCTTCATGTTGGCTTTGTCACATCCAATGCAGATGGCAACCGCCTCTTCACCAAAGTTCTAAACAAGGGAGACGTCTTTGTGTTCCCAATTGGTCTCATTCACTTCCAGTTGAACGTGGGAAATACCAAGGCGGTTGCCTTTGCTGGTCTGAGCAGCCAAAATCCTGGAGTCATTACCATAGCCAATGCAGTCTTTGGATCCAATCCTCCCATCAATCAAGATGTTCTCACCAAGGCCTTCCAAGTGGACAAGAATCTGGTTAACTATCTTCAGCAACAGTTCTAA